A DNA window from Fusobacterium sp. contains the following coding sequences:
- a CDS encoding helix-turn-helix domain-containing protein: MKNQYELPCNIAQTLNIIGDKWTLLIVHEIMLGDKSYNELLNKLTGIASNLLSNRLKSLEEDGIIRGELYQAHPPRYKYTLTDKGSDLEDVFNSIILWGSRHLNKCYKKLVDKKNGYKVEIKYFIPESKELLNKEDVEAREIC; this comes from the coding sequence GTAATATAGCACAGACATTGAACATAATTGGAGATAAATGGACTCTTCTGATTGTTCATGAAATAATGCTTGGAGATAAAAGTTATAATGAACTTTTAAATAAATTAACAGGAATAGCATCTAACCTTTTGTCTAACCGTTTAAAATCTTTAGAAGAAGATGGAATAATTAGAGGAGAACTATATCAGGCACATCCTCCTAGATATAAATATACATTAACAGATAAAGGAAGTGATCTTGAAGATGTATTTAACAGTATTATTCTTTGGGGAAGTAGACATTTGAATAAATGTTATAAAAAGCTTGTGGATAAAAAAAATGGGTATAAAGTAGAAATAAAATATTTTATCCCTGAATCTAAAGAGCTATTAAATAAAGAAGACGTTGAAGCTAGAGAAATATGTTAA
- a CDS encoding sensor domain-containing diguanylate cyclase, with amino-acid sequence MTLFSKKNNYYHINSNHQVKNNELEEVLTLAADGIGKFVLNEDLTVLYFNQGLCNLVGEKAENIEKNGFNSNFYVHPDDMERIKEEVEKILEANQKNFEMTYRLLHVLGHLVYVKVNGLIIEELYEDKYPILYLIFTNISSLMQMNHELEMEKKRYAMFIDLLLESYFEYDVKSDILKIYDNTNFYLFPDKEMRMFSKLIGDEKSPITIQNCNSLYKCILSLNNCGKDIELLIDNNEKNWFHVKYHQLFDSDNTINKIIGSYKNIHKEKIIELMQNEYNCELKKKAEYDIVTGLLNRATLEELISLNLKIDIMKGINVFMIFDVDNFKNINDSYGHPFGDIVLNKIAKIFKDSFRTVDVIGRLGGDEFAVFLPQIPSIEWITQKLKGILPKVKRLSKELNIEKPISVSIGIYEIKFSDSFKDIFLKADKALYQAKKSGKNRYEFYSK; translated from the coding sequence ATGACACTATTTTCAAAAAAAAATAATTATTACCATATTAATTCAAATCATCAGGTAAAAAATAATGAACTGGAAGAAGTATTGACACTAGCTGCTGATGGAATTGGAAAATTTGTACTAAATGAAGATTTAACTGTTTTGTATTTTAATCAAGGATTGTGTAATCTTGTTGGTGAAAAAGCTGAAAATATTGAAAAAAATGGATTCAATAGTAATTTTTATGTACATCCAGATGATATGGAACGTATAAAAGAAGAAGTGGAAAAGATATTAGAAGCTAACCAAAAAAACTTTGAAATGACTTACAGACTCTTGCATGTATTAGGGCATCTAGTTTATGTAAAAGTTAATGGACTGATTATTGAGGAATTATATGAGGATAAATACCCAATATTATATTTAATTTTTACAAATATATCATCATTAATGCAAATGAATCATGAGCTTGAAATGGAAAAAAAACGTTATGCAATGTTTATTGATTTACTATTAGAGAGCTATTTTGAATATGATGTAAAAAGTGATATTTTGAAAATATATGACAATACTAATTTCTATTTATTTCCAGATAAAGAAATGAGAATGTTCAGTAAACTTATTGGAGATGAAAAATCTCCAATTACTATACAAAATTGTAATTCTTTATATAAGTGTATATTATCATTAAATAATTGTGGAAAAGATATAGAATTATTAATTGATAATAATGAGAAAAATTGGTTTCATGTGAAATATCATCAGCTTTTTGATTCTGATAATACAATAAATAAAATTATTGGTTCATATAAAAATATACATAAAGAAAAAATTATTGAATTAATGCAGAATGAATATAACTGTGAATTAAAAAAGAAAGCTGAGTATGATATTGTAACAGGCCTTTTAAATAGAGCAACATTGGAAGAGTTAATATCTTTAAATCTAAAAATAGATATTATGAAGGGGATAAATGTCTTTATGATATTTGATGTAGATAACTTCAAGAATATAAATGACAGTTATGGACATCCTTTTGGAGACATAGTTCTGAATAAAATTGCAAAGATATTTAAAGATTCATTTCGTACTGTAGATGTTATAGGAAGATTAGGTGGAGATGAATTTGCTGTATTTCTTCCACAAATACCATCAATTGAATGGATAACTCAAAAATTAAAAGGTATTCTTCCAAAAGTAAAAAGACTTTCTAAAGAATTGAATATAGAGAAGCCTATATCAGTAAGTATTGGAATTTATGAAATAAAGTTCTCTGATAGCTTTAAGGATATATTTTTAAAAGCGGATAAAGCTCTGTATCAAGCTAAAAAGAGTGGAAAAAACAGATATGAATTTTATTCAAAATAA